A window of the Eulemur rufifrons isolate Redbay chromosome 6, OSU_ERuf_1, whole genome shotgun sequence genome harbors these coding sequences:
- the LOC138384084 gene encoding olfactory receptor 51A4-like, protein MSTVNTSHFEITTFFLVGMPGLEYAHIWISIPICSMYLIAILGNCTILSIIKTELSLHEPMYYFLSMLAMSDLGLSLSSLPTMLRILLLNAPEISANACFAQEFFIHGFTVLESSVLLIMSFDRFLAIHNPLRYSSILTTVRVAQIGMVLFFRSILLVLPFPFTLRSLRYCKKSQLSHSYCLHRDVMKLACSDNRIDVIYGFFGALCVMVDFMLIAVSYILILKTVLGIASQKEQLKALNTCVSHICAVIIFYLPIINLAIVHRFARHVSPLTNVLMANVLLLVPPLMNPIVYCVKTRQIRVRIGAKLCQKQI, encoded by the coding sequence ATGTCAACTGTCAACACATCACATTTTGAAATCACCACTTTCTTCCTGGTGGGGATGCCAGGGCTAGAATATGCACACATCTGGATCTCTATCCCCATCTGCAGCATGTATCTTATTGCGATTCTGGGAAATTGTACCATCCTTTCTATTATCAAGACAGAGCTCTCCTTGCATGAGCCCATGTACTATTTCCTTTCCATGTTGGCTATGTCTGACTTGGGTTTGTCTTTATCTTCTCTGCCAACCATGTTGAGGATCTTGTTGCTCAATGCTCCTGAAATTTCTGCCAATGCCTGTTTTGCCCAGGAATTCTTCATCCATGGATTCACAGTACTGGAGTCCTCAGTCCTCCTGATCATGTCATTTGACCGCTTCCTAGCCATCCACAACCCTCTGAGATACAGCTCCATCCTTACAACTGTCAGAGTTGCCCAAATAGGAATGGTACTCTTCTTCAGGAGCATACTCCTGGTTCTTCCTTTCCCCTTCACGTTGAGAAGCTTAAGATATTGTAAGAAAAGCCAATTATCCCATTCCTACTGTCTTCACCGAGATGTCATGAAGTTGGCCTGCTCTGACAACCGAATTGATGTCATCTATGGCTTTTTTGGTGCACTCTGCGTTATGGTAGACTTTATGCTCATTGCTGTTTCTTACATCCTGATCCTCAAGACTGTGCTGGGAATTGCATCCCAAAAGGAGCAGCTCAAGGCCCTCAATACTTGTGTTTCACACATATGTGCAGTGATCATCTTCTATCTGCCCATCATCAACTTGGCTATTGTCCATCGCTTTGCCCGGCATGTCTCTCCCCTCACTAATGTTCTCATGGCAAATGTTCTCTTACTTGTACCTCCACTGATGAACCCAATTGTTTATTGTGTGAAAACTAGACAGATTAGAGTGAGAATTGGAGCAAAATTGTGTCAGAAGCAGATATAA